The following proteins are co-located in the Microplitis demolitor isolate Queensland-Clemson2020A chromosome 3, iyMicDemo2.1a, whole genome shotgun sequence genome:
- the LOC103576067 gene encoding protein scarlet isoform X2 encodes MKLDRRISKFEIHERIEVLLREVGLYDRKNVRIGTGGDDKVLSGGEKKRLAFATELLTDPKILFLDEPTTGQDSTSASSLVSKLTTFAHRGRTVLCTIHQPSSSIFNEFDRIILVADGRIAFAGTRPAAIDFFLQQGYECPGKYNPADFLVATLAITPREEETSRRAAQQICDAFLTSDACKEIDVELQLENHISTTYNWRLDAHEQEFKHPHWWSRLFWLTHRGFEQVIRDPTIQLIRILQKLCVALMAGLCFVGAINLDQLGIQAVQGALFILVTENAFFPMYATLSLFPQEFPLFIREHRAGMYPTHLYYISRMISLIPGLILEPVLFTTIIYWLVGLRSTLKAFGLTLLVTICTMNVSTACGCFFSAAFESVPLAMAYLVPFDYILMITMGPFAKLSSLPIFIKWVRYISWLLHSTEALTIVQWKDVYNISCTFEQSGLPCIQNGTQVMEIYDFNEGNYWIDILSMTIIFTCFHVLGYYCLWRRCRLK; translated from the exons ATGAAATTGGATAGAAGAATTTCAAAGTTTGAGATTCACGAAAGAATTGAAGTGTTACTTAGAGAAGTTGGTTTATATGACAGAAAAAATGTGAGAATTGGTACAGGTGGTGATGATAAAGTTTTATCTGGAGGAGAGAAAAAGAGACTGGCATTTGCAACcgaa cttttaacggatccaaaaattttatttctcgatGAACCTACGACAGGCCAAGATTCAACCTCAGCAAGTTCATTAGTTTCCAAATTGACAACTTTTGCACATCGTGGGCGAACAGTTTTATGTACAATTCATCAGCCAAGTTCATCTATTTTCAATGAATTCGATCGTATTATTTTAGTTGCTGATGGGAGAATAGCTTTCGCTGGGACTAGACCCGcggcaattgatttttttttaca ACAAGGTTATGAATGTCCAGGCAAATATAATCCAGCAGATTTTTTAGTTGCGACATTAGCAATTACACCACGAGAAGAAGAAACAAGTCGTAGGGCAGCTCAACAAATTTGTGATGCTTTTCTGACTAGTGATGCTTGTAAAGAAATAGATGTTGAATTACAACTTGAGAATCATATATCGACAACATAcaac tgGAGATTGGATGCTCATGAACAAGAATt TAAACACCCTCATTGGTGGTCAAGACTATTTTGGCTAACTCATAGAGGATTTGAACAAGTAATAAGAGATCCAACTATCCAACTGATTAGGATACTTCAAAAATTG TGTGTTGCTCTGATGGCAGGACTATGTTTCGTTGGTGCAATAAATTTAGATCAACTTGGTATTCAAGCTGTTCAAGGAGCACTTTTTATTCTGGTTACCGAAAACGCATTTTTTCCAATGTACGCGACACTGTCATTATTCCCGCAGGAGTTTCCACTTTTTATTCGAGAGCATCGAGCTGGAATGTATCCGACTCATCTTTATTATATCTCACGAATGATATCATtg ataccTGGTTTAATATTAGAACCCGTACTTTTTACGACGATTATTTATTGGCTAGTTGGTTTACGAAGTACTTTAAAAGCGTTTGGACTTACTTTACTTGTTACTATTTGTACAATGAATGTTTCTACAGCATGTG gaTGCTTCTTTTCGGCAGCATTTGAATCAGTGCCATTAGCAATGGCATATCTAGTTCCTTTTGATTATATTCTTATGATTACTATGGGCCCATTTGCAAAACTcag TTCTCTGccgatttttataaaatgggtCCGGTATATATCATGGCTTCTACATTCAACTGAAGCTCTTACGATCGTCCAATGGAAGGATGTCTACAATATCT catGCACATTTGAACAATCTGGATTACCTTGTATTCAAAATGGAACTCAAGTTATGGAAATATACGATTTCAATGAAGGAAACTATTGGATTGACATTTTATCAATGACTATTATTTTCACATGTTTCCATGTCCTTGGATATTATTGTCTTTGGCGAAGATGTCGATtgaagtag
- the LOC103576067 gene encoding protein scarlet isoform X1: protein MKKSITPGVPSPQGEKLSWHDLSVYAMDRSNNICKQLINNVRGIVKPGNLTAILGGSGAGKSSLMTALAYRTAPGIIVHGDIRVNGQRVDPSYMRHYTGFMHQEDIFIGTMTVLEHLWFMAQMKLDRRISKFEIHERIEVLLREVGLYDRKNVRIGTGGDDKVLSGGEKKRLAFATELLTDPKILFLDEPTTGQDSTSASSLVSKLTTFAHRGRTVLCTIHQPSSSIFNEFDRIILVADGRIAFAGTRPAAIDFFLQQGYECPGKYNPADFLVATLAITPREEETSRRAAQQICDAFLTSDACKEIDVELQLENHISTTYNWRLDAHEQEFKHPHWWSRLFWLTHRGFEQVIRDPTIQLIRILQKLCVALMAGLCFVGAINLDQLGIQAVQGALFILVTENAFFPMYATLSLFPQEFPLFIREHRAGMYPTHLYYISRMISLIPGLILEPVLFTTIIYWLVGLRSTLKAFGLTLLVTICTMNVSTACGCFFSAAFESVPLAMAYLVPFDYILMITMGPFAKLSSLPIFIKWVRYISWLLHSTEALTIVQWKDVYNISCTFEQSGLPCIQNGTQVMEIYDFNEGNYWIDILSMTIIFTCFHVLGYYCLWRRCRLK from the exons atgaaaaaatctattacACCCGGAGTACCATCACCGCAAGGTGAAAAACTTTCATGGCATGATTTATCTGTCTATGCAATGGATCGTAGTAACAATATTTGCAAACAGCTTATAAATAATg tCCGAGGGATTGTCAAGCCGGGAAATCTTACAGCAATTTTAGGAGGAAG tgGAGCAGGCAAAAGTTCTCTTATGACAGCTTTAGCTTATCGGACTGCTC CTGGTATTATTGTTCATGGAGACATTAGGGTCAACGGACAGAGAGTAGATCCTTCTTATATGAGACATTATACAGGTTTTATGCATCAAGaagatatatttattggaACTATGACTGTACTTGAACATTTATGGTTTATG gcTCAAATGAAATTGGATAGAAGAATTTCAAAGTTTGAGATTCACGAAAGAATTGAAGTGTTACTTAGAGAAGTTGGTTTATATGACAGAAAAAATGTGAGAATTGGTACAGGTGGTGATGATAAAGTTTTATCTGGAGGAGAGAAAAAGAGACTGGCATTTGCAACcgaa cttttaacggatccaaaaattttatttctcgatGAACCTACGACAGGCCAAGATTCAACCTCAGCAAGTTCATTAGTTTCCAAATTGACAACTTTTGCACATCGTGGGCGAACAGTTTTATGTACAATTCATCAGCCAAGTTCATCTATTTTCAATGAATTCGATCGTATTATTTTAGTTGCTGATGGGAGAATAGCTTTCGCTGGGACTAGACCCGcggcaattgatttttttttaca ACAAGGTTATGAATGTCCAGGCAAATATAATCCAGCAGATTTTTTAGTTGCGACATTAGCAATTACACCACGAGAAGAAGAAACAAGTCGTAGGGCAGCTCAACAAATTTGTGATGCTTTTCTGACTAGTGATGCTTGTAAAGAAATAGATGTTGAATTACAACTTGAGAATCATATATCGACAACATAcaac tgGAGATTGGATGCTCATGAACAAGAATt TAAACACCCTCATTGGTGGTCAAGACTATTTTGGCTAACTCATAGAGGATTTGAACAAGTAATAAGAGATCCAACTATCCAACTGATTAGGATACTTCAAAAATTG TGTGTTGCTCTGATGGCAGGACTATGTTTCGTTGGTGCAATAAATTTAGATCAACTTGGTATTCAAGCTGTTCAAGGAGCACTTTTTATTCTGGTTACCGAAAACGCATTTTTTCCAATGTACGCGACACTGTCATTATTCCCGCAGGAGTTTCCACTTTTTATTCGAGAGCATCGAGCTGGAATGTATCCGACTCATCTTTATTATATCTCACGAATGATATCATtg ataccTGGTTTAATATTAGAACCCGTACTTTTTACGACGATTATTTATTGGCTAGTTGGTTTACGAAGTACTTTAAAAGCGTTTGGACTTACTTTACTTGTTACTATTTGTACAATGAATGTTTCTACAGCATGTG gaTGCTTCTTTTCGGCAGCATTTGAATCAGTGCCATTAGCAATGGCATATCTAGTTCCTTTTGATTATATTCTTATGATTACTATGGGCCCATTTGCAAAACTcag TTCTCTGccgatttttataaaatgggtCCGGTATATATCATGGCTTCTACATTCAACTGAAGCTCTTACGATCGTCCAATGGAAGGATGTCTACAATATCT catGCACATTTGAACAATCTGGATTACCTTGTATTCAAAATGGAACTCAAGTTATGGAAATATACGATTTCAATGAAGGAAACTATTGGATTGACATTTTATCAATGACTATTATTTTCACATGTTTCCATGTCCTTGGATATTATTGTCTTTGGCGAAGATGTCGATtgaagtag
- the LOC103576069 gene encoding protein white has product MTKTEENQPLIKADSTATTSSVPRTYDAVAYRGCNGNQQVETYGKTIENILRMDPVVSSRTEVEVILDCSDKITYTWSDVNVYCTARNTRAWDRFYRRRKPVEQKHILKDVSGVAYPGELLVIMGSSGAGKTTLLNALTFRSGGGITVSGTMAANGRRVTSRVLTSRTAYVQQDDLFVGTLTVEEHLLFQAMVRMDRHIPYKQRVERVNDVISELALTKCRKTIIGVPGRVKGLSGGEMKRLSFASEVLTNPPLMFCDEPTSGLDSFMAHQVVSVLKALAAQGKTIIATLHQPSSELFALFDRILLMAEGRVAFMGTAEQAFTFFKSMGAVCPSNYNPADYFVQVLAVVAGREVECRHTINTVCDTFQRSDNGMKIALEAENIQGEFQDSLKLAKSNKKKNNNRSPFKASWCEQFRAVLWRSWLSVIKEPILIKVRLLQTLMVSLLIGIIYYGQKLDQDGVMNINGALFIFLTNMTFQNVFAVITVFCAELPIFLREHRNGMYRTEIYFICKTLAEAPIFIAVPLLFTSIVYPLIGLYPGVDHFLITAGVMTLVANVATSFGYFISCVSTNISMALSIGPPVIIPFLLFGGFFLNTASVPSYFEWFSFLSWFRYGNEALLINQWSEVETIACTRSNATCPKSGLMVLQTYNFDEKDFWVDITGLVVLIITFRFLAFLALYSKTLRRTSK; this is encoded by the exons ATGACTAAGACAGAAGAAAATCAACCGTTAATTAAAGCCGATTCAACAGCAACTACTAGTTCAGTACCTCGAACATATGATGCAGTTGCATAT cgGGGCTGTAATGGAAATCAACAAGTCGAAACTTATGGtaaaactattgaaaatatattacgAATGGATCCAGTGGTTTCTTCAAGAACAGAAGTTGAAGTTATACTGGATTGTTCggataaaattacatatacatGGAGTGATGTAAATGTGTACTGTACGGCACGAAATACTCGAGCTTGGGATCGTTTTTATCGCAGAAGAAAACCCGTCGAACAGAAACATATATTGAAGGATG TATCAGGAGTAGCATATCCAGGTGAATTACTAGTAATAATGGGATCATCTGGAGCTGGGAAAACGACACTACTAAATGCACTGACCTTTAGATCCGGTGGAGGTATTACGGTGTCAGGAACGATGGCTGCAAATGGTCGGAGAGTGACATCAAGAGTGCTTACATCAAGGACTGCATACGTACAGCAAGATGATTTATTTGTCGGGACTTTAACTGTTGAAGAGCACCTTCTGTTTCAAGCAATGGTGCGAATGGATCGGCATATACCCTATAAACAAAGAGTTGAGAGGGTTAATGATGTTATATcggaa ctTGCCTTGACAAAGTGCCGAAAGACCATTATTGGAGTACCTGGGAGAGTAAAAGGTCTCTCAGGTGGAGAAATGAAACGGCTTTCTTTTGCGTCTGAAGTTCTTACAAATCCACCGTTAATGTTTTGCGATGAACCTACATCAGGTCTTGATTCTTTTATGGCTCATCAAGTGGTGTCTGTTTTGAAAGCGCTAGCTG CACAAGGCAAAACAATAATTGCTACTCTCCATCAACCGTCTTCTGAACTATTTGCTCTTTTTGATAGAATATTACTGATGGCAGAGGGACGAGTGGCTTTTATGGGGACCGCTGAACAagcttttacattttttaaatc tatggGAGCTGTATGTCCAAGTAATTACAATCCCGCAGATTATTTTGTTCAGGTTTTAGCGGTAGTTGCGGGACGAGAAGTTGAATGTAGGCATACAATAAATACTGTGTGTGATACATTCCAACGGAGTGATAATGGAATGAAAATAGCACTTGAGGCTGAAAATATTCAGGGTGAATTTCAAGATTCATTGAAGCTTGCAAAGtctaataagaaaaaaaataacaatagatCACCATTCAAAGCGTCTTGGTGTGAACAATTTCGAGCCGTTTTATGGCGATCGTGGTTATCTGTTATCAAAGAACCTATTCTTATTAAAGTACGGCTGCTTCAAACTCTA atgGTTTCACTTTTAATTGGAATCATTTATTACGGCCAAAAATTAGATCAAGACGGTGTAATGAATATTAATGGTgcactatttatttttcttacaaatatgacttttcaaaatgtttttgcagtaattacg gTTTTCTGTGCAGAACTTCCTATATTCTTACGCGAACATCGTAACGGAATGTATAGgactgaaatatattttatttgtaaaacaCTAGCAGAAGCACCTATTTTTATAGCTGTACCATTGCTATTTACGTCAATTGTTTACCCATTGATTGGATTATATCCAGGAGTTGATCACTTTTTGATAACAGCTGGTGTTATGACACTTGTAGCTAATGTTGCTACTTCCTTtg gaTACTTCATTTCTTGTGTAAGTACCAATATTTCAATGGCTTTATCAATTGGACCACCAGTTATTATTCCATTTTTACTTTTCGGAGGTTTTTTCTTAAACACCGC ATCTGTACCATCATACTTTGAGTGGTTCTCATTTCTCTCATGGTTTCGTTATGGTAACGAGGCACTTCTAATAAACCAGTGGTCTGAGGTTGAAACGATTGCTTGCACACGGAGTAACGCAACTTGCCCTAAAAGTGGTCTTATGGTTCTGCAAACATACAACTTTGATGAG aAAGATTTTTGGGTTGATATCACCGGTCTTGTTGTTCTTATCATAACTTTCCGGTTTTTGGCGTTTCTTGCCCTCTATTCAAAAACACTCCGCAGAACAtcgaagtaa